The following are from one region of the Jatrophihabitans telluris genome:
- a CDS encoding EAL and HDOD domain-containing protein, protein MSHTELVVARQAIYDARLEVAAYELLFRSFETDDHADQLDGDLMTSTVLFSALNIGVDRLVADKLVFCNADRGLLTGRLPVTLPPDRTVIEVLETVELDLEVLEGCRKLVRRGYRIALDDFVWVEGAEPFLELASIVKIDLRRLSGTDELIALVERCRTFDVELLAEKVETEEELQLCRDLGFDYFQGYALSRPRVVAGRALESTQLGALRMSASLLGSEFDLDELEQILRTEPALALQLLQLAAIGARGGLRREIRTLRDALILVGAVRVQSWIALLLLRKQTSIPDDGLTTALARARMCEMLSANTVPHLSAVAFTAGILSAFDVLLGVEASEIDRWVPLDDELREAAFGQRSPVGKIVRDVADYQAGRTTDVRRSGLSDRDFDLASMDAIMWAVEATHRVAAA, encoded by the coding sequence ATGTCCCACACCGAGCTCGTCGTCGCCCGCCAGGCGATTTACGACGCGCGCCTGGAGGTGGCGGCCTACGAGTTGCTGTTCCGTTCCTTCGAAACCGACGACCACGCCGACCAGCTCGACGGCGACCTGATGACCAGCACCGTCCTGTTCAGTGCGCTCAACATCGGCGTGGACCGGCTCGTGGCGGACAAGCTCGTGTTCTGCAACGCCGACCGCGGTCTGCTGACCGGACGGCTCCCGGTGACCTTGCCCCCGGACCGGACGGTCATCGAGGTCCTCGAGACCGTCGAGCTCGACCTGGAGGTACTCGAGGGCTGCCGCAAGCTCGTTCGGCGCGGGTACCGCATCGCCCTCGACGACTTCGTGTGGGTCGAGGGCGCCGAGCCGTTCCTGGAGCTGGCCTCGATCGTCAAGATCGACCTTCGCCGGCTGTCCGGTACGGACGAGCTGATCGCGTTGGTCGAGCGCTGCCGGACTTTCGACGTGGAGCTGCTCGCCGAGAAGGTGGAGACCGAGGAGGAACTGCAGCTGTGCCGCGACCTGGGCTTCGACTATTTCCAGGGTTACGCGTTGTCGCGGCCCCGGGTGGTCGCCGGCCGTGCCCTCGAATCCACCCAGCTCGGTGCGTTGCGGATGTCGGCCAGCCTGCTCGGTTCGGAGTTCGATCTGGACGAGCTCGAACAGATCCTGCGGACCGAGCCGGCGCTGGCCCTGCAACTGCTTCAGCTGGCTGCCATCGGCGCCCGCGGCGGCCTTCGGCGCGAGATCCGGACTTTGCGTGATGCGTTGATCCTCGTCGGGGCGGTCCGGGTCCAGAGCTGGATAGCGTTGTTGCTGCTGCGCAAGCAGACCTCGATACCGGACGACGGGCTGACGACGGCGCTCGCCCGGGCCCGGATGTGCGAGATGCTGTCGGCCAACACCGTGCCGCATCTGTCGGCGGTCGCCTTCACGGCCGGCATCCTGTCCGCCTTCGACGTGCTGCTGGGCGTCGAGGCCAGTGAGATCGACCGCTGGGTTCCGCTCGACGACGAGCTGCGAGAAGCCGCGTTCGGCCAGCGGAGCCCGGTCGGCAAGATCGTTCGGGACGTCGCCGACTACCAGGCCGGCCGGACCACCGACGTTCGGCGAAGCGGCCTGAGCGACCGCGACTTCGACCTGGCGTCGATGGACGCGATCATGTGGGCGGTCGAGGCGACGCACCGGGTGGCGGCTGCCTGA
- a CDS encoding flavodoxin family protein, translated as MSTPSARPSTNPSAASVAPLRAVALVCTLNPSPARSSSDLLARQVLDALADQGVAGSTVRVVDHDVKPGVTLDQGDGDEWPAIRQQIIDADILLVSTPTWMGQHSSVCQRVLERLDAELSEKDDQGRLLTYGKVAIAAVVGNEDGAHHVSAVLYQCLNDVGFTIPAGGVSYWNGEAMHGVDYQDLPETPEEVASTTKTLAVNAAHLAGLLRGANYPAS; from the coding sequence ATGTCCACCCCGTCCGCACGTCCTTCCACGAATCCGTCCGCCGCGTCCGTCGCCCCGCTGCGCGCGGTCGCGCTCGTCTGCACGCTCAACCCGTCACCGGCCCGGTCGAGCAGCGACCTGCTCGCCCGGCAGGTTCTCGATGCCCTGGCCGACCAGGGCGTCGCCGGCTCCACCGTTCGTGTGGTCGACCACGACGTGAAACCTGGGGTCACGCTCGATCAGGGCGACGGTGACGAGTGGCCGGCGATCCGTCAGCAGATCATCGACGCCGACATCCTGCTGGTGTCGACGCCGACGTGGATGGGTCAGCACAGCAGCGTCTGCCAACGGGTGCTCGAACGGCTGGACGCCGAGCTGTCCGAGAAGGACGACCAGGGTCGCCTGCTGACCTACGGCAAGGTCGCGATCGCGGCGGTGGTCGGCAACGAGGACGGGGCTCACCACGTCAGCGCCGTGCTCTACCAATGCCTCAACGATGTCGGCTTCACCATTCCGGCCGGCGGCGTGAGCTACTGGAACGGCGAGGCCATGCACGGCGTGGACTACCAGGATCTGCCCGAGACCCCAGAGGAAGTCGCCTCGACGACCAAGACTCTCGCGGTGAACGCCGCGCACCTGGCCGGTCTGCTCCGCGGGGCGAACTACCCAGCCTCCTGA
- a CDS encoding C40 family peptidase, which produces MNRTRISALIAGAALGGAGLLAVPAGMAPAEASGHNPFGVVDAFSIKDAVVSFRGWTGDPDVSGTVRVVVKIDNTVVSSVLANGLRKDVGRAYPNLGNNRGFSGTTVLPTGKHKVCLIAGDLAQGDDTSLSCKSFTVAKAAGGQSVTASRTPIGVLDSGSFSNGTLTVKGWTIDPDTTAPTYVDIMVNGDSYGSAAASVARADVAKAHSGYGTAHGFSLTLAAPVPAGNYEVCAVAINNGAGGNTVLDCRVATVVPTTVPDSLGVATAAQAADAIVAEAVKSRAAQTSDFSKTWSSAARIAFATRALLQQATGRSTKPPAVKGLPAFVAATPKKVVDTQQVMGAKPDMGSYAAAKKGGRSGIAHSLEPFAADSLTAPNGPGVGVVGAAAILPGNGTSVHPRLPAFKTGTYTRLRAEVAINAALGRMGDPYVWAASGPSTFDCSGLTAWAYAKAGIDLTHYTGSQSTQGVRVKTSQLLPGDLVLFGADLHHVGMYLGVGYMLDAPDTGAYVRVDKISWFGDFTLAVRP; this is translated from the coding sequence ATGAACCGAACCCGTATTTCCGCCTTGATCGCCGGTGCCGCCCTGGGTGGCGCGGGGCTGCTGGCCGTTCCGGCCGGGATGGCGCCGGCCGAAGCGAGCGGGCACAACCCCTTCGGCGTGGTCGACGCCTTCTCGATCAAGGACGCCGTGGTCAGCTTCCGCGGCTGGACGGGCGATCCGGATGTCTCCGGAACCGTGCGCGTCGTTGTGAAGATCGACAACACCGTCGTCTCGTCCGTGCTCGCGAACGGCTTGCGCAAGGACGTGGGCCGGGCCTATCCGAATCTCGGCAACAACCGGGGCTTCTCGGGTACGACGGTTCTACCGACCGGAAAGCACAAGGTGTGCCTCATCGCCGGTGACCTTGCGCAGGGCGACGACACGAGCTTGAGCTGCAAATCCTTCACCGTGGCCAAGGCGGCCGGCGGGCAGTCGGTCACCGCAAGCCGCACGCCGATCGGAGTGCTCGACAGTGGTTCGTTCTCCAACGGCACGCTCACCGTCAAGGGGTGGACGATCGACCCCGACACGACTGCGCCCACCTATGTCGACATCATGGTCAACGGTGACTCCTACGGCTCGGCCGCCGCGAGCGTCGCTCGCGCCGATGTGGCCAAGGCCCACTCCGGCTATGGCACCGCGCACGGATTCTCGCTGACGCTGGCGGCGCCCGTACCGGCCGGCAACTACGAGGTGTGCGCCGTGGCGATCAACAATGGCGCCGGTGGCAACACGGTTCTGGACTGCCGGGTCGCCACGGTTGTGCCTACCACCGTGCCCGACTCGCTCGGCGTCGCCACTGCGGCTCAAGCCGCTGACGCGATCGTTGCCGAGGCCGTCAAGTCGAGGGCGGCCCAGACGAGCGACTTCTCCAAGACCTGGTCTTCGGCGGCCCGGATCGCCTTCGCGACGCGAGCGTTGCTGCAACAGGCCACCGGCCGCAGCACAAAACCGCCGGCGGTGAAGGGGCTGCCCGCGTTCGTGGCCGCCACCCCGAAGAAGGTTGTCGACACCCAGCAGGTCATGGGCGCCAAACCGGACATGGGCAGCTACGCCGCGGCCAAGAAGGGCGGGCGCAGCGGAATCGCGCATTCGCTGGAGCCGTTTGCCGCCGACTCCCTGACCGCTCCCAACGGTCCCGGGGTCGGGGTCGTCGGGGCGGCGGCGATCCTGCCGGGCAACGGCACCTCGGTGCACCCGAGGCTTCCCGCGTTCAAGACCGGGACCTACACCAGGCTGCGAGCCGAGGTTGCGATCAACGCCGCGTTGGGACGGATGGGCGACCCGTATGTGTGGGCCGCTTCGGGCCCTTCGACGTTCGACTGCTCCGGCCTGACCGCGTGGGCCTACGCCAAGGCCGGCATCGACCTCACGCACTACACGGGCAGCCAGTCGACCCAAGGGGTTCGGGTCAAGACGTCCCAGCTGCTTCCCGGAGATCTGGTGCTCTTCGGAGCGGACCTGCATCACGTCGGCATGTACCTCGGAGTCGGCTACATGCTCGATGCGCCCGATACCGGCGCCTACGTCCGGGTCGACAAGATCTCCTGGTTCGGCGACTTCACGCTGGCGGTCCGCCCGTAG
- a CDS encoding (2Fe-2S)-binding protein: MSGDLTVGALRSVARYGPFFEVQLPQPDSAAHKPSPQPSSAPRWRPLSELSHATTVRNRVSRARALLCERLGLPASAVTPRVTGSIVLLGLAARLIAPTFGVATQGGAVRPLLAADLQWQDVDGGPLPLRYRPQTPRGEPGREPVPVPLPATALVSQLFDEFLTPLQLRFETEYRLSRRIVLGNIASAVAGAAQAIARAEPSQARRAAELATAMLKSGPLAGTAEARSPDSPDWAIRRRSCCLSYMLPGTGLCADCVLVPGVR; encoded by the coding sequence GTGTCCGGTGACCTGACGGTGGGCGCGCTGCGATCCGTAGCCCGTTACGGCCCGTTCTTCGAAGTACAACTCCCCCAGCCGGACAGCGCCGCGCACAAGCCGAGCCCCCAGCCATCGTCCGCGCCGCGGTGGCGACCGCTCTCGGAACTGTCGCACGCCACGACGGTCCGGAACCGCGTCAGCCGTGCGCGCGCATTACTGTGCGAGCGATTGGGACTGCCCGCATCCGCGGTCACGCCCCGCGTGACCGGCTCGATCGTGCTGCTCGGCCTGGCCGCGCGCCTGATTGCGCCTACCTTCGGGGTCGCCACGCAGGGCGGGGCTGTCCGCCCGCTCCTGGCGGCCGACCTGCAGTGGCAGGACGTCGACGGCGGCCCGCTGCCGCTGCGCTACCGACCGCAGACCCCACGGGGTGAGCCAGGGCGGGAACCGGTTCCGGTCCCACTGCCGGCCACCGCCCTCGTGAGTCAACTCTTCGACGAGTTCCTGACCCCCCTACAGCTGCGCTTCGAAACCGAGTACCGGTTGTCCCGACGCATCGTGCTGGGCAACATTGCCTCCGCGGTCGCCGGCGCCGCGCAAGCCATCGCCCGGGCCGAGCCATCGCAGGCGCGACGGGCGGCGGAATTGGCCACCGCGATGCTCAAGAGCGGCCCATTGGCCGGCACGGCTGAGGCTCGGTCACCCGACTCACCGGACTGGGCCATTCGGCGGCGAAGCTGCTGCCTGTCCTACATGCTCCCGGGCACCGGGTTGTGCGCCGATTGCGTCCTTGTGCCGGGGGTACGGTGA
- the argG gene encoding argininosuccinate synthase yields MSKVLTSLPIGERVGIAFSGGLDTSVAVAWMRSKGAVPCTYTADIGQYDEPDLASVPDRATQYGAELARLVDCRAALVEEGLVALQCGAFHIRSAGVGYFNTTPLGRAVTGTLLVRAMQADGVSIWGDGSTFKGNDIERFYRYGLLANPSLRIYKPWLDTDFVSELGGRTEMSQWLLANGLPYRDSVDKAYSTDANIWGATHEAKKLEYLDASLELVEPIMGVRFWDPAVVIETEDVTVTFEQGRPVALNGVTFSSPVALVDEANAIGGRHGLGMSDQIENRIIEAKSRGIYEAPGMALLFAAYERLLNAIHNEDTIASYHAEGRRLGRLLYEGRWLDPQSLMLRESLQRWVGSAVTGSVTLRLRRGQDYSILDTQGPRLSYHPEKLSMERTEDAAFGPVDRIGQLTMRNLDIADSRSKLELYAAQGQLGGELSLVGELEPGGAAAIAAAASPSASSADGDSEEALDRAAMESGTD; encoded by the coding sequence GTGTCCAAAGTGCTGACGAGCCTGCCCATCGGTGAACGAGTCGGAATCGCCTTCTCCGGCGGTCTGGACACGTCGGTGGCGGTGGCGTGGATGCGTTCCAAAGGTGCCGTGCCCTGCACCTACACCGCTGACATCGGTCAGTACGACGAACCCGATCTGGCCTCCGTGCCCGACCGTGCGACCCAGTACGGCGCGGAACTCGCCCGACTCGTGGACTGCCGGGCGGCGCTGGTCGAGGAGGGCTTGGTCGCCCTTCAGTGCGGTGCGTTCCACATCCGCTCCGCCGGGGTGGGCTACTTCAACACCACGCCGCTGGGCCGTGCGGTGACCGGCACGCTGCTGGTGCGGGCGATGCAGGCGGACGGGGTGTCCATCTGGGGTGACGGATCGACGTTCAAGGGCAACGACATCGAGCGGTTCTACCGCTACGGGCTGCTGGCCAATCCGTCGCTGCGGATCTACAAACCGTGGCTGGACACCGACTTCGTCAGCGAACTCGGCGGACGCACCGAGATGTCGCAGTGGCTGCTGGCCAACGGCCTTCCCTACCGCGACTCGGTGGACAAGGCCTACTCGACCGACGCCAACATCTGGGGCGCCACCCATGAGGCCAAGAAGCTGGAGTACCTCGACGCTTCACTGGAACTGGTCGAGCCGATCATGGGGGTTCGGTTCTGGGACCCAGCGGTCGTGATCGAGACCGAGGACGTCACCGTCACATTCGAGCAGGGGCGTCCGGTCGCGCTCAACGGCGTGACCTTCTCCTCGCCGGTGGCCCTGGTGGACGAGGCCAACGCCATCGGCGGACGGCACGGGCTCGGCATGTCCGACCAGATCGAGAACCGCATCATCGAGGCCAAGAGCCGCGGCATCTACGAGGCCCCGGGGATGGCGTTGCTGTTCGCGGCCTACGAACGGTTGCTCAACGCCATTCACAACGAAGACACCATCGCCAGTTACCACGCGGAGGGACGGCGTCTGGGGCGCTTGCTGTACGAGGGCCGCTGGCTCGACCCGCAGTCGCTGATGCTGCGCGAAAGCCTGCAGCGGTGGGTGGGCTCGGCCGTCACCGGATCGGTGACCCTGCGGCTGCGGCGCGGCCAGGACTATTCCATCCTCGACACGCAGGGCCCCCGACTGAGCTATCACCCGGAAAAGCTGTCGATGGAACGCACGGAAGACGCCGCCTTCGGCCCGGTAGACCGCATCGGGCAGCTGACCATGCGCAACCTCGACATCGCCGACTCCCGGTCCAAGCTGGAGCTTTACGCGGCACAGGGTCAGCTCGGCGGCGAGCTGAGCCTGGTCGGCGAACTCGAACCCGGGGGTGCGGCGGCGATCGCCGCGGCGGCGTCCCCTTCGGCGTCGTCGGCCGACGGCGACTCCGAAGAGGCCCTGGACCGCGCGGCCATGGAGTCCGGCACCGACTGA
- a CDS encoding NAD(P)-dependent oxidoreductase, with the protein MLGTGIMGAGMAGSLLRAGCDVRAWNRTASKAEPLTAEGATVPESAAAAVEGADFVVTMLFDADAVLAVIGEAAHAFGPETIWIQSSTIGLEGTKRCADLAAERGLTMLDAPVLGTKAPAEQGKLVALVSGDSAAIDRAQPVFDAIAARAVRAGDELGRASALKLACNAWVASINAATAQSIALARGLGLEPQLFLDAIGGGPTDSAYAQAKGQQMISGQFPTSFAVDGVIKDLELISAAAVLAGVSDQVLSALLGRYRQASDAGHGGSDMSAVYAGFAAPES; encoded by the coding sequence ATGCTCGGCACCGGCATCATGGGCGCGGGGATGGCGGGCTCGCTGCTGCGCGCCGGGTGCGACGTGCGCGCCTGGAACCGCACGGCCAGCAAGGCCGAGCCGCTGACCGCCGAGGGCGCCACCGTGCCCGAGTCCGCGGCAGCTGCGGTCGAGGGGGCCGACTTCGTCGTGACCATGCTCTTCGACGCCGACGCGGTGCTGGCCGTGATCGGCGAGGCTGCCCACGCGTTCGGTCCGGAGACGATCTGGATCCAGTCCTCCACGATCGGGCTCGAGGGCACGAAACGGTGCGCTGACCTTGCCGCTGAGCGTGGCCTCACGATGCTCGACGCTCCCGTGCTGGGAACGAAAGCCCCGGCCGAGCAAGGCAAACTCGTGGCCTTGGTGTCCGGCGACTCCGCGGCGATCGACCGCGCCCAGCCGGTCTTCGACGCGATCGCTGCCCGCGCCGTCCGGGCCGGGGACGAGCTGGGACGCGCGAGCGCGCTCAAGCTTGCCTGCAACGCATGGGTGGCCAGCATCAACGCCGCGACCGCTCAGTCCATCGCGTTGGCGCGCGGACTCGGACTTGAACCGCAGCTGTTCCTCGACGCCATCGGTGGCGGTCCCACGGACTCCGCCTACGCCCAGGCCAAGGGACAGCAGATGATCTCCGGCCAGTTCCCGACCTCCTTCGCGGTGGACGGCGTCATCAAGGATCTGGAGCTGATCAGCGCCGCCGCCGTCCTCGCCGGGGTGTCGGATCAGGTGCTGTCCGCACTGCTGGGGCGCTACCGGCAGGCCAGCGACGCCGGGCACGGCGGCTCGGACATGTCGGCGGTCTATGCGGGGTTCGCCGCCCCGGAGAGCTGA
- a CDS encoding putative bifunctional diguanylate cyclase/phosphodiesterase — MLPEGRRLPDTVWARRHRWITRFALVQAVAIGIFGLLRHEPTGTAVLFVACSGVPAALGAYPHAGRRVRTMSVTVGLMLASAGLVELSGGVTEAHFHFFVMIGVVALYQDWLAFGVCILVVVLHHAVMGHIAPHSVFGNADQWQHPVRWALIHAGFVLAASATHLVAWKANEQQELSDPLTQLPNRTAFVETLNRRLADPGRVVSVLFIDIDNFKSINDSAGHHVGDVAIQHVAARMSSVLREGDLAARLGGDEFAVLVPGDAEQGAIVGRRISDALQSPVSMADRELFVQVSIGVADSTLAGSRDSADLLRDADLAMYLAKSCGKNQVATYTVGVDKVVRERAVLASDIRTALFKDELELYYQPLVSGADGRLSGVEALLRWHHPQRGLVPPIEFIQLAEETGAIRDIGAWVLRTAALQVSTWRRELPGCADLELSVNLSPLQLGEELVPEVLGALSAAGLAPGLLTLEVTESSLLADLESARTHLGALRSAGCRVAIDDFGTGYSSLSYLSRLPADQVKIDRSFIRDLDQYSGAVALVKGIIDMAAALGLDVLAEGVEEMTQQVILGELGCPRYQGYLFSRPIPVGEFGAFVARSAGATCAA, encoded by the coding sequence GTGCTGCCTGAGGGACGTCGGCTTCCCGATACGGTCTGGGCCCGGCGCCACCGATGGATCACCCGTTTCGCGCTCGTCCAAGCGGTCGCGATCGGCATCTTCGGTCTGCTCCGGCACGAACCGACCGGCACGGCTGTCCTGTTCGTGGCCTGCAGCGGGGTTCCCGCCGCGCTCGGCGCCTACCCCCATGCCGGTCGGCGGGTACGCACGATGTCGGTGACGGTGGGCCTGATGCTGGCCTCGGCCGGCCTGGTCGAGCTGTCCGGCGGCGTGACCGAGGCCCACTTCCACTTCTTCGTCATGATCGGCGTCGTCGCGCTCTACCAGGACTGGCTCGCCTTCGGCGTCTGCATCCTCGTCGTGGTCCTGCACCACGCGGTCATGGGCCACATTGCACCGCACAGTGTCTTCGGCAACGCCGATCAGTGGCAGCATCCCGTGCGCTGGGCGCTGATCCACGCCGGCTTCGTCCTGGCCGCCAGTGCCACCCATCTCGTCGCCTGGAAGGCCAACGAGCAACAGGAGCTGTCCGACCCGCTCACCCAGCTGCCCAACCGCACCGCTTTCGTCGAGACGCTCAACCGACGCCTGGCCGATCCCGGCCGGGTGGTGAGCGTCCTGTTCATCGACATCGACAACTTCAAGTCCATCAACGACTCCGCGGGACACCACGTCGGCGACGTAGCCATCCAGCACGTCGCGGCCCGGATGAGCTCTGTGCTCCGGGAGGGTGATCTCGCCGCGCGGCTCGGTGGGGACGAGTTCGCGGTGCTGGTTCCCGGCGACGCCGAACAGGGCGCGATCGTAGGACGACGGATCTCCGATGCGCTGCAGTCGCCGGTCTCGATGGCCGATCGCGAGCTGTTCGTGCAGGTGAGCATCGGTGTGGCCGACAGCACGCTGGCCGGCTCTCGTGACTCCGCCGACCTGCTTCGCGACGCCGATTTGGCGATGTACCTGGCGAAGTCCTGCGGCAAGAACCAGGTCGCCACGTACACCGTCGGCGTGGACAAGGTGGTCCGTGAACGAGCCGTGCTCGCCTCCGACATCCGGACCGCCCTGTTCAAGGACGAGCTCGAGCTCTACTACCAGCCGCTGGTGAGCGGAGCGGACGGACGGCTGTCCGGTGTCGAGGCGCTGCTGCGCTGGCACCACCCTCAGCGTGGCCTGGTGCCGCCGATCGAATTCATCCAGCTCGCCGAAGAGACCGGTGCGATCAGGGATATCGGTGCTTGGGTCCTGCGTACCGCCGCGCTGCAGGTCTCCACGTGGCGGCGAGAACTTCCCGGCTGCGCCGATCTCGAACTGTCGGTGAACCTCTCACCCCTGCAGTTGGGTGAGGAACTGGTGCCCGAGGTTCTCGGCGCCCTGAGCGCGGCCGGCCTCGCGCCGGGCCTGCTCACCCTGGAGGTCACCGAGTCCAGCCTGCTCGCCGACCTGGAGTCGGCGCGGACGCATCTGGGTGCTCTGCGGTCGGCGGGGTGCCGCGTGGCGATCGACGACTTCGGGACCGGTTACTCGTCCTTGTCCTACCTGTCCCGGCTGCCGGCGGACCAGGTCAAGATCGACCGGTCCTTCATTCGGGACCTCGATCAGTACAGCGGAGCCGTTGCGCTCGTGAAGGGCATCATCGACATGGCCGCCGCCCTGGGCCTGGACGTCCTGGCCGAAGGCGTGGAGGAGATGACCCAGCAGGTCATCCTCGGGGAGCTCGGCTGCCCGAGGTATCAGGGCTACCTGTTCTCGCGACCGATCCCGGTGGGGGAGTTCGGAGCCTTCGTGGCTCGCTCGGCCGGTGCTACCTGCGCTGCGTGA
- a CDS encoding VOC family protein, whose protein sequence is MTGDPSYVELGVDDVAKATHFYSQLFGWEPQHMSDGASVHTGSLGIGIHGKDSENHFEVFFAVDDLEASLETVRDLGGGVIGDIVTSDGFGRWSECVDDQGVRFGLRELSR, encoded by the coding sequence GTGACCGGAGATCCGTCCTACGTCGAACTCGGTGTCGACGATGTCGCGAAGGCGACCCACTTCTACTCCCAGCTGTTCGGCTGGGAACCTCAGCACATGTCGGACGGGGCCTCGGTGCACACCGGCTCGCTCGGCATCGGCATCCACGGCAAGGACTCGGAGAACCATTTCGAGGTCTTCTTCGCCGTGGACGACCTGGAGGCCAGCTTGGAGACGGTGCGCGACCTCGGCGGCGGCGTGATCGGCGACATCGTGACCAGCGACGGCTTCGGCCGCTGGTCCGAGTGCGTCGACGACCAGGGAGTCCGGTTCGGCCTGCGCGAGCTGTCCCGCTAG
- a CDS encoding dihydroxy-acid dehydratase, translating into MVRSAEWYSGTDRNSYIHRAWMRRGLPADAFDGRPHIAIANTASDLTPCNAHLGEVARSVKEGIWAAGGVPLELPVMSLGETQVRPTAMLWRNLAAMAIEEMLRANPIDGAVLLGGCDKTIPALLMAAASVDLPVVLVPGGPMLNGSFRGELLGCGTGVWQLSEEVRAGTLSAEAFLGSESAMIRSRGHCNTMGTASTMAVMAEALGFTLPGTAGIPAPDSRLLEAAHAAGRMAVDAVAEDRRPSTILSSASFANAIVALAAIGGSTNAVVHLLALAGRAGIALTLDDFDRIGAEVPLLVDLQPAGRFLMEDLYRAGGVLAVLNEVRDRLDSEAMTVTGRTLASYLAGAEVWDREVIRTAAAPLQTAAGIAVLTGNLAPNGALIKPAAASEHLLLHRGRALVFDSVEDLRARIDDPDLDVDADTVLVLRGCGPKGYPGMPEVANLPLPSKLLATGVRDMVRICDGRMSGTAYGTVVLHVAPEAAARGPLAKLRTGDWVLLDVAGRRLEAQVEPSEWEARGPSPELVQALARPRRGWEELYVRSVQQADTGADLDFLVGSSGSAVSRESH; encoded by the coding sequence ATGGTGCGCAGCGCCGAGTGGTACTCAGGGACCGACCGCAACAGCTACATCCATCGAGCGTGGATGCGGCGGGGTCTGCCGGCCGATGCCTTCGACGGGCGTCCGCACATCGCGATCGCCAACACCGCCTCCGACCTCACGCCGTGCAATGCCCACTTGGGTGAAGTCGCGCGCAGCGTCAAAGAAGGGATCTGGGCCGCGGGCGGCGTTCCCCTGGAGCTCCCGGTGATGTCGCTCGGCGAGACCCAGGTGCGGCCGACGGCAATGCTCTGGCGAAACCTGGCCGCGATGGCGATCGAGGAGATGCTGCGAGCCAATCCGATCGACGGGGCCGTGCTGCTCGGCGGTTGCGACAAGACCATCCCGGCGTTGTTGATGGCCGCAGCGTCCGTGGACCTGCCCGTCGTGCTGGTCCCGGGAGGACCGATGCTCAACGGCAGCTTCCGCGGGGAATTGCTCGGTTGCGGCACCGGCGTGTGGCAGCTGTCGGAGGAGGTCCGCGCCGGGACCCTGTCCGCGGAGGCGTTCCTGGGCTCGGAGTCGGCCATGATCCGCAGCCGTGGTCACTGCAACACGATGGGGACGGCCTCGACCATGGCGGTGATGGCCGAAGCGCTTGGCTTCACGCTCCCCGGAACCGCCGGCATCCCCGCGCCTGACTCGCGGTTGCTGGAAGCCGCGCACGCGGCGGGCCGGATGGCGGTCGATGCGGTGGCCGAGGACCGCCGACCCAGCACGATTCTCAGCAGCGCGTCGTTCGCCAACGCCATCGTGGCGCTGGCCGCGATCGGCGGATCCACCAACGCAGTCGTCCACCTGCTCGCGCTGGCCGGACGGGCCGGTATTGCGTTGACGCTGGACGACTTCGACCGGATCGGCGCCGAGGTGCCGTTGCTCGTCGACCTGCAACCGGCGGGCCGGTTCCTGATGGAGGACCTGTACCGCGCCGGGGGCGTCCTGGCCGTGCTCAACGAGGTACGCGACCGGCTGGATTCCGAAGCCATGACGGTCACCGGACGGACCCTGGCCTCCTACCTCGCGGGAGCGGAGGTCTGGGATCGCGAGGTCATCCGGACAGCTGCGGCCCCGCTGCAGACCGCCGCGGGCATCGCGGTGCTCACGGGCAACCTGGCCCCGAACGGCGCGCTGATCAAACCTGCCGCGGCATCAGAGCACCTGCTGCTGCACCGGGGCCGGGCGCTCGTGTTCGACAGCGTCGAGGATCTGCGCGCCCGCATCGACGATCCCGACCTGGACGTCGACGCCGACACGGTGCTGGTGCTGCGCGGGTGTGGTCCCAAGGGCTACCCGGGGATGCCCGAGGTCGCCAACCTGCCGTTGCCCTCGAAGCTGTTGGCGACCGGAGTCCGAGACATGGTCCGCATCTGCGACGGACGGATGAGCGGTACCGCCTACGGAACTGTGGTCCTGCACGTGGCCCCCGAGGCGGCCGCGCGAGGTCCGCTGGCCAAGCTCCGAACCGGCGACTGGGTGTTGCTGGACGTGGCCGGGCGGCGGCTGGAAGCGCAGGTCGAGCCGTCGGAGTGGGAGGCACGCGGGCCGTCCCCGGAGCTCGTGCAGGCCCTGGCCCGTCCCCGCCGTGGCTGGGAGGAGTTGTACGTGCGCTCCGTCCAGCAAGCCGACACCGGCGCCGACCTGGACTTCCTCGTCGGCTCGAGCGGGTCGGCGGTATCGCGCGAATCGCACTGA